The following are encoded in a window of Haloarcula halophila genomic DNA:
- a CDS encoding valine--tRNA ligase, giving the protein MSDTQDPPTDESTTEQSDGLDGEYDPGAVEPAWQDQWVTDETYAYDGDADTRFSIDTPPPTVSGNLHMGHLYQFTLQDFVARYHRMADDTVYFPFGYDDNGIASERLTERELDIRHQDFERREFQEKCREICTRYENEFTEDVQSLAISVDWDNTYKTIAPNVQRVSQLSFLDLYEKGREYRQRAPTIWCPDCETAISQVEQEDEDKHTKFNDIAFDLLEDADGPVEDETFTISTTRPELLPACVSVFVHPDDDENQHLVGGTARVPLFDQEVPIIADERVDMETGSGLVMCCTFGDQNDIEWYQAHDLDLRLAIDESATMTEVAGDYEGMHTTEAREAIIEDLDEAGYLLESRDHDHTVQVHERCGVEVEYLVTEQWYIELLDKKDEYLQAGRDMEWFPEKMFSRYQHWIEGLEWDWCISRQRDSGIPIPVWYCDDCGDPVLADPEQLPVDPLSDDPPVDRCPDCGHDTLTPEEDVFDTWATSSLTPLVNAGWDWHADGSTGDGALAVTDGTFEMEMSELYPFDLRPQGHDIISFWLFHTVVKCYEHTGEVPFENVMINGMVLDENREAMSKSKGNVIPPSEVLENFPVDAARYWAAGTSIGDDFPYKEGDLEAGERLLQKLWNASRLVDQLTPAAESVDDVDQTELSAVDRWLLAELDATVESVTEKFEDYAFSKARNELRSFFWNTFCDDYLEIAKQRLSGGGDPSTEYTLARAHRTFLKLFAPFLPHITEELWNRLYAEDDGSVHTTDWPVAAGYEADLAAGETAMEVVSALRRYKTEHGLALNADLGTVEVYGHVAGFEDAIAEAMHVDRLETYDEAPEITTEISGIDLDYSLVGPEFGSSVGDIDAGIESGDYEIDGDRLVVAGEFELGAEMFDIEESRTYSGEGEMTETESAVVVVQ; this is encoded by the coding sequence ATGAGTGACACACAGGACCCACCGACCGACGAATCGACGACCGAACAGTCAGACGGCCTCGACGGGGAGTACGACCCGGGAGCCGTCGAACCCGCCTGGCAGGACCAGTGGGTCACAGACGAGACGTACGCCTACGACGGCGACGCCGACACCCGCTTCAGTATCGATACGCCGCCGCCGACGGTCTCGGGCAACCTCCACATGGGGCATCTGTATCAGTTCACGCTCCAGGACTTCGTCGCCCGGTACCACCGGATGGCCGACGATACGGTCTACTTCCCCTTCGGCTACGACGACAACGGTATCGCCTCTGAGCGGCTGACCGAGCGGGAACTCGACATCCGTCACCAGGACTTCGAGCGCCGGGAGTTCCAGGAGAAGTGCCGCGAGATCTGCACCCGGTACGAGAACGAGTTCACCGAGGACGTCCAGTCGCTCGCGATCTCTGTCGACTGGGACAACACCTACAAGACCATCGCACCGAACGTCCAGCGCGTCTCGCAGCTTTCCTTCCTCGACCTCTACGAGAAGGGGCGCGAGTACCGCCAGCGCGCGCCGACCATCTGGTGTCCGGACTGCGAGACGGCGATCTCTCAGGTCGAACAGGAAGACGAGGACAAACACACCAAGTTCAACGACATCGCCTTCGACCTCCTCGAAGACGCCGACGGCCCGGTCGAGGACGAGACGTTCACTATCTCGACGACTCGCCCCGAACTGCTGCCGGCCTGCGTGTCGGTGTTCGTCCACCCCGACGACGACGAGAACCAACATCTCGTCGGCGGCACCGCGCGGGTCCCCCTGTTCGACCAGGAGGTCCCGATCATCGCCGACGAACGCGTCGACATGGAGACCGGTAGCGGGCTGGTCATGTGCTGTACCTTCGGCGACCAGAACGACATCGAGTGGTACCAGGCCCACGACCTGGACCTCCGCTTGGCCATCGACGAGTCCGCGACGATGACCGAGGTGGCCGGCGACTACGAGGGGATGCATACCACCGAGGCCCGCGAGGCGATCATCGAGGACCTCGACGAGGCCGGCTACCTGCTGGAATCACGCGACCACGACCACACCGTCCAGGTCCACGAGCGCTGTGGCGTCGAGGTCGAGTACCTCGTCACCGAGCAGTGGTACATCGAACTGCTGGACAAGAAAGACGAGTATCTGCAGGCGGGTCGGGACATGGAGTGGTTCCCCGAGAAGATGTTCAGCCGCTACCAGCACTGGATCGAGGGGCTGGAGTGGGACTGGTGTATCTCCCGCCAGCGTGACTCCGGTATCCCGATCCCGGTCTGGTACTGCGACGACTGTGGCGACCCGGTGCTCGCCGATCCCGAACAACTGCCAGTCGACCCGCTCTCGGACGACCCACCGGTCGATCGCTGTCCGGACTGTGGTCACGACACGCTCACCCCCGAAGAGGACGTCTTCGACACGTGGGCGACCTCCTCGCTGACGCCGCTCGTGAACGCCGGCTGGGACTGGCACGCCGACGGGTCGACGGGCGACGGCGCACTCGCGGTCACTGACGGGACCTTCGAGATGGAGATGTCGGAGCTGTACCCCTTCGATCTGCGCCCGCAGGGCCACGACATCATCTCATTCTGGCTGTTCCACACCGTCGTCAAGTGTTACGAACACACCGGCGAGGTCCCCTTCGAGAACGTCATGATCAACGGGATGGTCTTAGACGAGAACCGCGAGGCAATGTCCAAATCGAAGGGCAACGTCATCCCGCCAAGCGAGGTCTTGGAGAACTTCCCGGTCGACGCCGCCCGCTACTGGGCCGCCGGAACCTCCATCGGGGACGACTTCCCGTACAAGGAGGGCGATCTGGAGGCCGGCGAACGTCTCCTCCAGAAACTCTGGAACGCCTCCCGACTGGTCGATCAACTGACCCCGGCCGCCGAGTCGGTCGACGACGTCGACCAGACCGAACTCTCGGCGGTCGACCGCTGGCTCCTGGCCGAACTGGACGCGACCGTCGAGTCGGTCACCGAGAAGTTCGAGGACTACGCCTTCTCGAAGGCCCGCAACGAACTGCGGTCGTTCTTCTGGAACACGTTCTGTGACGACTACCTGGAGATCGCCAAACAGCGCCTCTCGGGCGGCGGTGACCCCTCGACGGAGTACACGCTGGCCCGCGCACACCGGACCTTCCTGAAACTGTTCGCGCCGTTCCTGCCCCACATCACCGAGGAACTGTGGAACCGCCTCTACGCCGAGGACGACGGGTCGGTCCACACGACCGACTGGCCGGTCGCCGCCGGCTACGAGGCCGATCTGGCGGCCGGCGAGACGGCGATGGAGGTCGTCTCGGCGCTGCGGCGCTACAAGACCGAACACGGGCTGGCGCTGAACGCGGACCTCGGCACCGTCGAGGTGTACGGCCACGTCGCCGGCTTCGAGGACGCCATCGCCGAGGCCATGCACGTCGATCGGTTAGAGACCTACGACGAGGCCCCGGAGATCACGACCGAGATCAGCGGGATCGACCTGGACTACTCGCTGGTCGGGCCGGAGTTCGGCAGCAGCGTCGGCGACATCGACGCGGGCATCGAGTCCGGCGATTACGAGATCGACGGCGACCGACTCGTCGTCGCCGGGGAGTTCGAACTCGGCGCAGAGATGTTCGATATCGAGGAGTCCCGGACCTACTCCGGCGAGGGCGAGATGACCGAGACCGAGTCGGCGGTCGTCGTCGTCCAGTAG
- a CDS encoding ATP-binding protein, whose translation MADGPFWSPPECGQPRVCYVTTAEDRAVPNALGSAQEDITVVQARSTAEVCDRIRTESIDCVVSEHHPPEVDAVSLTERVGAVERPPPVVVYPADGDESLATRVLAAGADDYVPQGGPDGGQEVLRDRVVDVLESTQACRRHRWREQTLEELVAQSDDILWMVSADWDDVYLMNEAFEELWGVSTAALDAGESSVLDAVHPADRERASEAMEQLSAGSPIDIELRVNPQESYERWVWVKGHPVTDGTCVERIVGFSRDISDRKARERELHGQKEKITALHRVGTTIENCETASRVHEKIVTAAEEILEFDVAIVNEVQEDCLVPQAVSSHLDSDKYYGRIPVDTEQSDAAMAYRTGEAIVVDDIRTRDVRPADTAFVSSLTVPFGDEFVFQSVSQESGAFDEASLELVELLCTQAQARLNRIETEQRLRQQAAELEQQNERLEEFASVVSHDLRNPLNVATGRLELARRDNDSDHLAEVANAHDRMEELIDNLLTLAQEARQLSEIETVSLAETVERCWRTVETAAATLDVETALSVRADRTRLRQLLENLIRNSVEHGDEQVTVTVGTLPDQSGFYLADDGPGIPASEREDVFEPGYSTATDGTGFGLAIANRVAQAHGWDLSVTDGADGGARFEITGVETD comes from the coding sequence ATGGCTGATGGGCCGTTCTGGTCGCCGCCGGAGTGTGGGCAGCCGCGGGTTTGCTACGTCACCACAGCGGAGGACCGAGCGGTACCGAACGCGCTCGGGAGCGCGCAGGAGGATATCACCGTGGTTCAGGCGAGGTCCACAGCGGAAGTGTGTGACCGCATCCGGACCGAGTCCATCGACTGTGTCGTCAGCGAACACCACCCGCCCGAGGTCGACGCCGTGTCGCTGACCGAACGCGTCGGGGCTGTCGAACGGCCGCCACCAGTCGTCGTCTACCCCGCCGACGGCGACGAGTCCCTGGCCACGCGAGTCCTGGCCGCCGGCGCGGACGACTACGTCCCCCAGGGCGGTCCCGACGGTGGTCAGGAAGTACTGCGTGACCGCGTCGTCGATGTCTTGGAGAGCACACAGGCCTGCCGCCGGCACCGCTGGCGGGAACAGACACTGGAGGAACTCGTCGCCCAAAGCGACGACATCCTCTGGATGGTCTCGGCCGACTGGGACGACGTATACCTCATGAACGAGGCGTTCGAAGAACTGTGGGGCGTATCGACGGCGGCACTCGACGCCGGTGAAAGCAGTGTGCTCGACGCCGTTCATCCGGCGGACAGAGAACGTGCCAGCGAGGCGATGGAGCAGCTATCGGCCGGCTCGCCGATCGATATCGAACTGCGGGTCAACCCCCAGGAGTCCTACGAACGGTGGGTCTGGGTGAAAGGACATCCAGTCACCGACGGCACCTGTGTCGAGCGCATCGTCGGGTTCTCGCGGGACATCTCCGACCGGAAGGCCCGGGAGCGTGAACTCCACGGGCAGAAGGAGAAGATCACGGCCCTCCACCGGGTCGGGACGACAATCGAGAACTGTGAGACCGCGAGTCGCGTCCACGAGAAGATCGTCACTGCTGCCGAGGAGATACTGGAGTTCGATGTCGCGATCGTCAACGAGGTTCAAGAGGACTGTCTCGTTCCGCAGGCCGTTTCGTCTCATCTGGACTCTGATAAGTACTACGGCCGTATCCCGGTCGACACGGAACAGAGCGACGCGGCGATGGCCTATCGGACTGGAGAGGCGATCGTCGTCGACGATATCAGGACCCGGGACGTCAGGCCGGCTGACACGGCGTTCGTATCCTCGCTGACAGTTCCGTTCGGGGACGAGTTCGTCTTTCAGAGCGTCTCACAGGAGTCGGGTGCGTTCGACGAGGCCAGCCTCGAACTCGTCGAGTTGTTGTGTACGCAGGCACAGGCCAGGCTGAACCGGATCGAGACCGAACAGCGACTGCGCCAACAGGCTGCCGAACTCGAACAGCAGAACGAGCGACTGGAGGAGTTCGCCAGCGTCGTCAGCCACGACCTCCGGAACCCCCTGAACGTCGCGACCGGTCGCCTCGAACTGGCACGACGGGACAACGACAGCGACCACCTGGCCGAGGTGGCGAACGCCCACGACCGGATGGAGGAACTCATCGACAACTTGCTGACGCTGGCACAGGAAGCCCGGCAACTCTCGGAGATCGAGACGGTCTCGCTGGCTGAGACTGTCGAACGCTGCTGGCGGACCGTCGAGACGGCGGCGGCCACGCTCGACGTGGAGACGGCACTATCCGTTCGTGCAGACCGGACCAGACTGCGACAACTCCTGGAGAACCTCATCCGAAACAGCGTCGAGCACGGGGACGAACAGGTGACAGTCACCGTCGGGACGCTGCCGGATCAGTCCGGCTTTTATCTAGCCGACGATGGGCCGGGAATCCCGGCAAGCGAGCGTGAAGACGTGTTCGAACCGGGCTACTCGACCGCGACGGACGGCACCGGGTTCGGGCTCGCAATCGCCAACCGGGTGGCCCAAGCCCACGGCTGGGACCTGTCCGTGACAGACGGGGCCGACGGCGGAGCACGGTTCGAGATCACGGGCGTCGAGACCGACTAG
- a CDS encoding DUF6293 family protein: MHTHIVPVGFDYDRLIAPLVREQLDVDRVILLEGAVGSEANVEYSRNLARKLEKDYQNLLGAETERFVIADVYDYDDAFEQAFELINAELDSGSEVWVNVSAMPRTVSFAFATAAHSIMVEREGDRDRIHTYYTVPEKYLETELAEELRRQADLLQDIQAGETVDDRVDERLETALDLLDEFDERGTTIGAKEIDGSHIVELPVASFSNVKPFEEVILFTLGEHGEFESVSELAQELARDLGEEYTDSFRSKVIYNVDRLGPGGKGYIEQEDHGKSYRTRLSRIGELWVRAHSAEDRAETDLS; the protein is encoded by the coding sequence ATGCACACACACATCGTCCCGGTCGGCTTCGACTACGACCGGCTCATCGCGCCGCTGGTGCGCGAGCAACTCGACGTCGATCGGGTCATCCTGCTCGAAGGCGCCGTCGGGAGCGAGGCCAACGTCGAGTACTCGCGCAACCTCGCGCGGAAACTGGAGAAAGACTACCAGAACCTCCTGGGGGCCGAGACCGAGCGGTTCGTCATCGCCGACGTCTACGACTACGACGACGCCTTCGAACAGGCCTTCGAACTCATCAACGCGGAACTCGACTCGGGCAGCGAAGTGTGGGTCAACGTCTCCGCGATGCCCCGGACGGTCTCCTTTGCCTTCGCGACGGCGGCCCACTCCATCATGGTCGAGCGCGAGGGTGACCGGGACCGCATCCACACCTACTACACGGTTCCCGAGAAGTACTTAGAGACGGAACTGGCCGAGGAACTCCGCCGGCAGGCCGATCTCCTCCAGGATATCCAGGCCGGCGAAACGGTCGACGACCGTGTCGACGAGCGACTCGAAACCGCGCTGGATCTGCTCGACGAGTTCGACGAGCGCGGGACGACCATCGGTGCCAAGGAGATCGACGGCTCCCACATCGTCGAACTCCCCGTCGCCTCGTTCTCGAACGTCAAACCGTTCGAGGAGGTCATCCTCTTTACGCTGGGCGAACACGGCGAGTTCGAATCGGTCTCCGAACTCGCCCAAGAACTGGCCCGGGATCTCGGTGAGGAGTACACCGACTCCTTTCGCTCGAAGGTCATCTACAACGTCGACCGCCTCGGTCCCGGCGGGAAAGGCTACATCGAACAGGAGGATCACGGCAAGTCCTACCGGACGCGACTCTCACGGATCGGCGAACTGTGGGTGCGGGCACACTCCGCCGAGGACCGCGCCGAGACGGATCTGAGCTAG
- a CDS encoding DUF2892 domain-containing protein, whose product MDTETAGDRSRLVRVLLAVGLGILALRSLRGGKRLRGVLTGVGAVALGVSAAGNSGPAVEPLHETDDTDFETDASVDVGTDSSDTATASDDTDETIAVVADDTAGSLTCVECGEPIVAGQRRRPNGDGETAHDSCL is encoded by the coding sequence ATGGACACTGAGACCGCTGGCGACCGAAGTCGCCTCGTCCGCGTACTGCTCGCCGTGGGGCTGGGAATCCTCGCGCTCCGATCGCTCCGTGGCGGGAAGCGACTCCGCGGCGTTCTGACCGGGGTCGGTGCCGTCGCTCTGGGCGTCTCCGCGGCCGGGAACAGCGGCCCCGCGGTCGAACCGCTCCACGAGACCGACGACACCGACTTCGAGACGGACGCGAGCGTCGACGTCGGCACCGATAGTTCGGACACGGCTACGGCGTCCGACGACACCGACGAGACCATCGCCGTCGTGGCCGACGACACGGCGGGCTCCCTGACCTGTGTCGAGTGTGGCGAACCGATCGTCGCGGGCCAGCGCCGGCGACCGAACGGTGACGGCGAGACCGCTCACGATTCCTGTCTGTGA
- a CDS encoding sodium:solute symporter family protein, producing MAETTLQLGIVGAYMVVALAVGVVAYRLTDRNAEDYYLASRTLGTVVLLFTTFATLLSAFTFFGGPNLAFSAGPEWILVMGLMDGIIFAILWYVLGYKQWLVGKRHGYVTLGEMLGDRFGSTPLRVLVAGVSLLWLFPYVMLQQKGAGQALVGLTDGAVPFWVGAGGITLFMILYVAVSGMRGVAWTDTLQGLFMLSLVWIAVAWVLSSVGGAGRATALLAETNPEFLALGGGLYTRQYIVSTAVSIAFGVTMFPQINQRFFAAGSKTVLKRTFALWPVLVLLLFVPAFMLGAWAAGLGVEVAEGSNVVPALLAEYTPTWFAALVIAGAMAAMMSSSDSMLLSGSSYLARDIYRPLTRSSGGTDGERAATGAGHETLVARVGVVVFATLSFVASLYTPGTLVQIGDTAFSGFAQLTMPVALALYWRGTTRRGMYAGILGSQVFYILHVFPVVEASAGLVDLSLSLPGTYLGWTPGIVGILLGTVLTIGISLVTTPASTENRAAYRVDGVEAD from the coding sequence ATGGCTGAGACCACGCTCCAGTTGGGCATCGTCGGCGCGTACATGGTGGTGGCGCTGGCGGTCGGGGTCGTCGCCTACCGGCTGACCGACCGCAACGCAGAGGACTACTATCTCGCCAGCCGGACCCTCGGGACCGTCGTCCTCCTCTTTACCACCTTCGCGACGCTGCTGTCGGCGTTTACCTTCTTCGGCGGGCCGAACCTCGCGTTCTCGGCCGGCCCCGAGTGGATCCTGGTGATGGGACTGATGGACGGGATCATCTTCGCGATCCTCTGGTACGTCCTGGGCTACAAACAGTGGCTCGTCGGCAAGCGACACGGCTACGTCACGCTGGGGGAGATGCTGGGCGATCGGTTCGGCTCGACCCCGCTGCGGGTCCTCGTCGCCGGTGTGAGTCTCCTCTGGCTGTTCCCGTACGTGATGCTCCAGCAGAAAGGTGCCGGCCAGGCCCTGGTCGGACTGACCGACGGGGCGGTCCCGTTCTGGGTCGGTGCGGGCGGGATCACCCTCTTCATGATCCTCTACGTCGCCGTCTCGGGGATGCGCGGCGTCGCCTGGACCGACACGCTCCAGGGGTTGTTCATGCTCTCGCTGGTCTGGATCGCCGTCGCGTGGGTCCTCTCGTCGGTCGGTGGTGCCGGCCGGGCGACGGCACTACTCGCCGAGACCAATCCCGAGTTCCTGGCGCTGGGCGGCGGCCTCTACACCCGGCAGTACATCGTCTCGACGGCGGTCAGCATCGCCTTCGGCGTGACGATGTTCCCCCAGATCAACCAGCGCTTTTTCGCCGCCGGCTCCAAGACGGTCCTCAAGCGGACGTTCGCGCTCTGGCCCGTGCTCGTCCTGTTGTTGTTCGTCCCGGCGTTCATGCTCGGTGCCTGGGCCGCGGGACTGGGCGTCGAGGTGGCCGAGGGGAGCAACGTCGTCCCGGCCCTGCTCGCGGAGTACACGCCGACGTGGTTCGCGGCGCTGGTCATCGCCGGCGCGATGGCCGCGATGATGTCCTCCAGTGACTCGATGTTGCTGTCCGGCTCGTCGTATCTCGCCCGCGATATCTACCGGCCGCTGACCCGCTCCTCCGGTGGAACCGACGGCGAGCGAGCCGCGACCGGTGCTGGACACGAGACCCTCGTCGCCCGCGTGGGCGTGGTCGTCTTCGCGACGCTGTCGTTCGTCGCGAGCCTCTACACCCCCGGAACGCTCGTCCAGATCGGCGACACGGCCTTCAGCGGGTTCGCACAGCTGACGATGCCGGTCGCGTTGGCACTGTACTGGCGCGGGACGACCCGACGCGGGATGTACGCGGGTATCCTCGGGAGTCAGGTCTTCTACATCCTGCACGTCTTCCCGGTGGTCGAGGCGAGCGCCGGATTGGTCGACCTCTCGCTCTCGCTGCCCGGAACGTATCTCGGGTGGACGCCGGGAATCGTCGGAATCCTCCTGGGGACGGTCCTGACTATCGGTATCTCGCTCGTGACGACGCCGGCGTCCACCGAGAACCGGGCCGCCTATCGCGTCGACGGTGTCGAAGCCGACTGA
- a CDS encoding DUF3311 domain-containing protein, producing the protein MRHVRTAGWAVVAFALMALAVPWFLWDSSLVAAGLPVWLWWHIGWMGLASVVFAVFARTAWGLGIEEVPADG; encoded by the coding sequence ATGAGACACGTGCGCACCGCCGGGTGGGCAGTCGTCGCGTTCGCACTGATGGCGCTTGCTGTCCCGTGGTTCCTCTGGGACAGTTCGCTGGTCGCCGCCGGCCTCCCGGTCTGGCTGTGGTGGCACATCGGGTGGATGGGGCTCGCCAGTGTCGTCTTCGCCGTCTTCGCACGCACCGCCTGGGGCTTGGGTATCGAGGAGGTGCCCGCCGATGGCTGA
- a CDS encoding tRNA-binding protein, with protein sequence MGLTEERIDPARFLEDVEMRVGEVVDVTDFPAARKDVYKLTVDFGDEQLQSAAGLTDVYDHEDLLGAQVIAVVNLGTVTIAGFESECLVTGVDGADGVVHLTTERDVEPGTRVY encoded by the coding sequence ATGGGACTCACGGAGGAGCGGATCGACCCCGCACGGTTCCTCGAAGACGTAGAGATGCGCGTCGGTGAAGTCGTCGATGTCACGGACTTCCCGGCCGCACGGAAGGACGTCTACAAGCTCACGGTCGACTTCGGCGACGAACAGCTCCAGTCCGCCGCAGGGCTGACCGACGTGTACGACCACGAGGACCTGTTGGGTGCGCAGGTCATCGCCGTCGTGAACCTCGGGACCGTGACTATCGCCGGCTTCGAGAGCGAGTGTCTCGTGACCGGTGTCGACGGTGCGGACGGCGTGGTCCACCTGACCACGGAGCGGGACGTGGAACCGGGGACCCGCGTGTATTGA
- a CDS encoding sugar phosphate isomerase/epimerase family protein, translated as MRTAIQLWTLREHPGPQDELFERIAAAGYDGVEFAGLSDPVETAERLQSTGLLAAGAHVDAETIQSDPAGVTDELATLGAPYVVVPYLDDDHFVDAAAVTETARKLDELAGSVEKPLLYHNHTHEFVPVGTETAFDRLLAETTVGIELDAGWARAAGRDPAALLETLSGRVPVVHLKDVTADGEPTDLGDGVVDLQAVVDAARAAGTEWLVFEHDDPSDPMASMETAGDVLSSLSTE; from the coding sequence ATGCGCACCGCGATCCAACTGTGGACCCTGCGTGAGCATCCGGGTCCGCAGGACGAACTGTTCGAGCGTATCGCCGCGGCGGGATACGACGGGGTCGAGTTCGCGGGCCTGTCGGACCCAGTCGAGACGGCGGAGCGCCTGCAATCGACGGGGTTGCTCGCTGCCGGTGCCCACGTCGACGCCGAGACGATCCAGTCCGACCCTGCCGGTGTCACCGACGAACTCGCCACGCTGGGTGCCCCCTACGTCGTCGTCCCGTATCTCGACGACGACCACTTCGTTGACGCGGCGGCGGTCACCGAGACCGCGAGGAAACTGGACGAGTTGGCCGGGAGCGTCGAGAAACCGCTGCTGTATCACAACCACACTCACGAGTTCGTTCCGGTCGGAACCGAGACCGCCTTCGACCGGTTGCTCGCTGAGACGACCGTCGGGATCGAACTCGATGCCGGTTGGGCACGAGCGGCGGGCCGTGACCCCGCTGCCCTGCTGGAGACGCTGTCGGGTCGCGTCCCGGTCGTCCACCTGAAAGACGTCACCGCCGACGGGGAGCCGACGGACCTGGGCGACGGCGTCGTCGACCTCCAGGCCGTCGTCGACGCCGCACGGGCGGCCGGCACCGAGTGGCTCGTCTTCGAACACGACGACCCGAGCGATCCGATGGCGTCGATGGAGACAGCCGGCGACGTGCTCTCGTCGCTCTCGACGGAGTGA
- the dnaG gene encoding DNA primase DnaG, whose protein sequence is MQDTAKYLIHADITAAGVVERSDVVGAVFGQTEGLLGDDMDLRDLQDSKKVGRIDVEITAEGGRSRGEVTVASGLDKVETAILAAALETIEQVGPCGAEITVTDIEDIRSAKRREVVDRATELLTEFEADSVTTEDIVETVRQRVRVADVTEYEGLPAGPRVVDSDAIVVVEGRSDVVQLLKYGVKNAIAVEGTDVPDAVAALTADRTVTAFLDGDRGGDLILKELAQVGEIDYVAFAPRGQSVEDLSRADAMAALRDKIPYDEFVESEDESDPNEPARADGSVATERATQTIEDADESGTVTVTEAVEPSETETDPEESTQRPPETLSDHIEAVIGATTGQVRLLGADLTVLAEGDAEEAVSLVAENERVPETVVLDGPCSQRVLDVAAQRGVDVVVATDHGEYVKQPTSVHVRIESGDQS, encoded by the coding sequence ATGCAAGACACGGCAAAATATCTGATACACGCTGACATCACCGCCGCCGGCGTCGTCGAGCGAAGCGACGTGGTCGGTGCGGTGTTCGGACAGACCGAGGGGTTGCTCGGCGACGACATGGACCTGCGGGACCTCCAGGACTCGAAGAAGGTCGGGCGGATCGACGTCGAGATCACCGCGGAGGGTGGCCGATCCCGTGGCGAAGTGACCGTCGCGAGCGGCCTCGACAAGGTCGAGACCGCGATCCTCGCAGCGGCCTTGGAGACCATCGAGCAGGTCGGTCCCTGCGGCGCGGAGATCACCGTCACCGACATCGAGGACATCCGAAGCGCCAAACGCCGGGAGGTCGTCGATCGGGCGACGGAGCTCCTGACCGAGTTCGAGGCCGACTCCGTGACCACCGAAGACATCGTCGAGACGGTTCGCCAGCGGGTCCGCGTCGCAGACGTCACGGAGTACGAGGGACTCCCTGCAGGCCCGCGGGTCGTCGATTCCGACGCGATCGTCGTCGTGGAGGGTCGTTCCGACGTGGTCCAGCTGTTGAAATACGGCGTCAAGAACGCGATCGCCGTCGAGGGAACCGACGTTCCCGACGCCGTCGCGGCCCTGACAGCCGACCGGACCGTCACCGCTTTCCTCGACGGCGACCGCGGCGGCGACCTCATCTTGAAGGAACTGGCACAGGTCGGCGAGATCGACTACGTCGCGTTCGCACCACGGGGCCAGTCGGTCGAGGATCTGTCCCGAGCCGACGCGATGGCGGCACTGCGGGACAAGATCCCCTACGACGAGTTCGTCGAGAGCGAGGACGAATCGGACCCGAACGAGCCGGCCAGAGCCGACGGGTCCGTCGCCACCGAGCGAGCCACACAGACCATCGAAGACGCCGACGAAAGTGGGACGGTCACCGTCACGGAAGCAGTCGAACCGTCCGAAACCGAGACAGATCCGGAGGAATCGACCCAGCGGCCGCCGGAGACGCTCTCGGACCATATCGAGGCCGTCATCGGCGCGACCACTGGACAGGTCCGGCTTCTCGGTGCTGATCTGACGGTTCTCGCGGAGGGGGACGCAGAAGAGGCGGTCTCGCTCGTCGCCGAGAACGAGCGTGTGCCCGAGACGGTCGTCCTCGACGGGCCGTGCTCACAGAGAGTGCTCGACGTCGCTGCACAGCGTGGTGTCGACGTTGTCGTCGCCACCGACCACGGCGAGTACGTCAAACAGCCCACGAGCGTCCACGTCCGGATCGAGAGCGGCGATCAGAGCTGA
- a CDS encoding GNAT family N-acetyltransferase codes for MSPIREARPEDRTRLRAIQTAALDHPWPDLLTVAVDGPPELLVYDDDRPDGYALVVPDHPVAYLAELAVDPPVQGQGIGTLLLSTLLERLRDRGFETVRLTARADDERVRSFYERFGFTLESHLPDHYDDGDGVLLCRQL; via the coding sequence ATGAGTCCGATCCGCGAGGCCCGTCCTGAAGATCGCACCCGGTTACGGGCGATCCAGACGGCCGCGCTCGACCACCCGTGGCCGGATCTCCTGACGGTCGCCGTCGACGGGCCGCCGGAACTGCTCGTCTACGACGACGACCGGCCGGACGGGTACGCTCTGGTGGTTCCGGATCACCCGGTCGCGTACCTCGCGGAACTGGCCGTCGACCCGCCGGTACAGGGACAGGGGATCGGGACGCTGTTGCTCTCGACGTTGTTGGAACGGCTTCGAGATCGGGGGTTCGAGACCGTCCGGCTCACCGCTCGGGCCGACGACGAGCGCGTCCGGAGCTTCTACGAGCGGTTCGGCTTCACCCTCGAAAGTCACCTCCCGGACCACTACGACGACGGCGACGGTGTCCTGTTGTGCCGTCAGCTCTGA